Sequence from the Corallococcus sp. EGB genome:
GGGGCCAGCCGGCCCGCGGCGGCGCCGGAGGAGGCGAGCGTCAGCACCGTGGCGGCGACGGTGGAGCCCGAGGCGGGCGTCCGGGAGGGCGAGGAGGGCTTGGAGGGGATGCGCATGGGGGGACCTTCCGGCGGATTATCGTCAGAAGGGCATCGCGGGTTGTCGGCCCACTCCCGGTGTGCGGGCGGGGGTGCTAAGAGCGGGCCCATGCTGGAGCGTTTCAGCGACAAGGTGAAGAAGGGCCTGCGCGAATGGACCGAGCGCATGGCCGGCGAGCAACAGTCCGACCAACTCCAGGCCCTGGCCCGGACGGAGAACGAGTACGGGGTGGATCCGTTCGGGTTCAACCTGGACTACAGCCTGGCCGCCATCGCCCCGTTCATGTGGCTCTACCGCCACTACTTCCGGGTGGAGGCCTACGGCGCGGACCGCGTGCCCGCCGGCCGCGTGCTGCTGGTGTCCAACCACTCCGGCCAGCTGCCCCTGGACGGCGCGATGATTGGCATCGCTCTGATGGTGGAGGGCAACCCGCCGCGCGCCATCCGCAGCATGGTGGAGAAGTGGGTGCCGTCCCTGCCGTACGTCTCCACGTTCATGGCGCGCGTGGGCCAGATTGTCGGCACGCCGGAGAACTGCCGGCGGCTGCTGGAGGCGGAGGAGGCCATCCTCGTGTTCCCGGAAGGGACGCGCGGGCTCAACAAGCTGTGGCCGCAGCGCTACCAGTTGCAGGAGTTCGGCCTGGGCTTCATGCGGCTGGCGCTGGAGACGAACACGCCCATCGTGCCCATCGCCGTGGTGGGCGCGGAGGAGCAGGCCCCCGCGCTGATGAACCTGAAGCCCGTGGCGAAGCTGCTGGGCTTCCCGTCCTTCCCCATCACCCCCACGGGCACGCCCTTCCCGCTGCCCACGAAGTACCGCATCTACTTCGGCGACGCGCTCCACTTCACCGGCCGCGCGGACGACGAGGACAGCGAGCTGGACAAGAAGGTGCGCACCGTGAAGGCCTCCATCCAGGCGATGCTCCACCAGGGTCTCAAGGAACGCCGGGGTGTGTTCTGGTGAGCCCCTCGCACGAAGAGAAGGACGCCGCCCAGGACAAGCGCCCGGCCGTCGTCGTCACCGGCATCAGCGGCAACCTGGGCCGCACGCTGGCCAAACAGCTGCACAAGCGCGAGCGCATCATCGGCATCGACCGGCGTCCCTTCATCGGGAAGCCGAAGGACGTCGAGATGCACCAGCTGGACTTGCGCAAGAAGAAGGCGGAGGACGTCTTCCGCAAGAACGAGGTCCGCGCCGTCATCCACATGGGCATCATGCATGACCCGCGGATGAGCGAGGAGGAGCACCACTCGTTCAACGTCGTGGGGACCACGCGCCTGCTGGAGTACTGCGCGAAGTACGGCGTGAAGAAGGTGGTGGTGCTGTCCTCGGCGAACGTCTACGGCCCCAGCCCGGACAACTCCAACTTCCTCACGGAGGACGCGCCGCTGATGGCCGCGAGCCGCTTCTCCGGCGTGCGCGACCTCATCGAAGTGGACATGCTGGCGCACAGCTTCTTCTGGAAGCACCCCGACATCGAGACGGTCATCCTGCGGCCCGTTCACATCGTGGGGCCCACCATCAAGAACGCGCCGTCCAACTACCTGCGGCTGCGCCACCCGTGGACGATGGCGGGCTTCGACCCCATGGTGCAGCTCATCCACGTGGAGGATGTGGCCCGCGCCATGGTGGAGGCCCTGCGCCCGGAGCCCAAGGGCGTCTACAACGTCGTGGGCCCCGGCCAGGTGCCCCTGTCCGCGGTGCTGCGCGAGCTGGGCCACACCGCGATCCCCGTGCCACACCCCGTGGCCCGGCCGCTCCTGGGACTGATGTTCCGCTACCGGCTGGCCAACTTCCCGCCGCCGGAGCTGGACCACATCCAGTTCCTCTGCGCCGTGGACGGCAACCGCTGGGTCCAGGACGTGGGCTGGAAGGCCCGCCACTCCATGCGCGACACCATCCGCTCCGTCATCGGGGAGTAGCGGCGGGGCGCGGCTTTTCGTGGGCCCCCGCCACGGTTCCCTGACATGCCTGTCAGGGAGGACGTGGCGGGATGGCAGGGAGGCCCTGACAGCACTGTCAGGCACGGGGCGGTGAGGACGGGGTGTGAGGGCAGGCAAGTGCCTGATTTCCCGTGGGAACCGGGGGTGGGGCAGGGGGACGCGAGGGTTGGCACTCGCATTGCTCTAGAAGCCAGGCAACACGGCGGGGTCGCAGCGGGCCGGAAGTACCGCGCGACATCGTCACCCTGGTAGGGGGTTCCATTGGGGAGCCCTCGACGCCCATCGTCTCGGCCGGCCCCGAGACGGTGGGCGACTTTTTTGCAGGCTACGGAGATGGCGGTGCCTCCCGTGGCTCCAGCTCGCCGGCGAAGGGGCCGGACTGCTGCTTCTCCAACAGCCAGATGCCGTTGCGGAAGACGAACTCCGAGGTGACGGTGTCGGTCTGCTCGGTGGCGGAGGGCAGGCGCATCCACTGGATGCGGCTGTGGACGGTGGCGCGGCGGCCGTCGTCGGAGAGCTTCACATCCTCGATTTCGTAGTCGGTGACGGTGAGGTCCCGGTCGTCGTGGAGCTCGCGGC
This genomic interval carries:
- a CDS encoding lysophospholipid acyltransferase family protein, encoding MLERFSDKVKKGLREWTERMAGEQQSDQLQALARTENEYGVDPFGFNLDYSLAAIAPFMWLYRHYFRVEAYGADRVPAGRVLLVSNHSGQLPLDGAMIGIALMVEGNPPRAIRSMVEKWVPSLPYVSTFMARVGQIVGTPENCRRLLEAEEAILVFPEGTRGLNKLWPQRYQLQEFGLGFMRLALETNTPIVPIAVVGAEEQAPALMNLKPVAKLLGFPSFPITPTGTPFPLPTKYRIYFGDALHFTGRADDEDSELDKKVRTVKASIQAMLHQGLKERRGVFW
- a CDS encoding SDR family oxidoreductase, which codes for MSPSHEEKDAAQDKRPAVVVTGISGNLGRTLAKQLHKRERIIGIDRRPFIGKPKDVEMHQLDLRKKKAEDVFRKNEVRAVIHMGIMHDPRMSEEEHHSFNVVGTTRLLEYCAKYGVKKVVVLSSANVYGPSPDNSNFLTEDAPLMAASRFSGVRDLIEVDMLAHSFFWKHPDIETVILRPVHIVGPTIKNAPSNYLRLRHPWTMAGFDPMVQLIHVEDVARAMVEALRPEPKGVYNVVGPGQVPLSAVLRELGHTAIPVPHPVARPLLGLMFRYRLANFPPPELDHIQFLCAVDGNRWVQDVGWKARHSMRDTIRSVIGE